A genome region from Streptomyces sp. S4.7 includes the following:
- a CDS encoding MFS transporter produces the protein MGTGKKWAVGTVLRDRNAGLYLSGVVVSGFGTSAMWLVGGIWVKSLTGSDSLAALTVFAMWAPTLVGPLLGTIADRWRRRPLLVFCNLVMAALLPLLLLVDSADRIWILFAVLSVYGVSGVVQDAAEAALVATAMDKRLLGDFNGLRMTANEGMKLLAPLAGAGLYAAYGGGTVAMLDTATFVLAAGLFALMRVREDRPVPDRTGGWLSRTAEGGRVLRDSPVLRPLVLAGSVTMLLAGLNGAAVYAVVDKGLGHAPTYVGLLYALQGAGSVAVGLLAGPLMRRMPERVFAAGGIALFAAAVGLRALPYDAVVLASAVAVGVGLPCVLIVALTAVQRETPDAVLGRAAATANTLIYVPNAVSLALGAGLIAFVDITVLLPVTAVIGLLTAAGLTFYGGLPRRASAET, from the coding sequence ATGGGGACGGGGAAGAAGTGGGCTGTGGGCACGGTCCTCCGGGACCGTAACGCCGGGCTGTATCTGTCCGGCGTGGTCGTGTCCGGATTCGGCACGTCGGCCATGTGGCTGGTCGGCGGGATCTGGGTCAAGTCGCTCACCGGCTCGGACAGTCTGGCGGCCCTGACGGTCTTCGCGATGTGGGCGCCGACGCTGGTGGGTCCGCTGCTGGGGACGATCGCCGACCGGTGGCGGCGCAGACCGCTGCTGGTGTTCTGCAATCTCGTCATGGCCGCGCTGCTGCCCCTGCTCCTCCTGGTCGACTCGGCGGACCGGATCTGGATCCTGTTCGCCGTGCTGTCCGTGTACGGCGTCAGCGGTGTCGTGCAGGACGCCGCCGAGGCGGCCCTGGTCGCCACGGCGATGGACAAGCGGCTGCTGGGTGACTTCAACGGGCTGCGGATGACGGCGAACGAGGGCATGAAGCTCCTCGCGCCGCTCGCGGGGGCCGGGCTGTACGCGGCGTACGGCGGCGGCACGGTCGCCATGCTGGACACCGCCACGTTCGTGCTGGCGGCCGGCCTCTTCGCGCTGATGCGGGTGCGGGAGGACAGGCCCGTGCCGGACCGCACCGGCGGTTGGCTCTCCCGTACGGCGGAGGGCGGCCGGGTGCTGCGGGACTCGCCCGTCCTTCGTCCGCTCGTCCTGGCGGGGTCGGTCACGATGCTGCTCGCGGGGCTCAACGGCGCCGCCGTCTACGCGGTGGTCGACAAGGGCCTCGGGCACGCTCCTACGTACGTGGGGCTGCTCTACGCGCTCCAGGGCGCGGGCTCGGTCGCCGTCGGGCTGCTGGCGGGCCCGCTGATGCGCAGGATGCCGGAGCGGGTGTTCGCGGCCGGTGGCATCGCGCTCTTCGCCGCCGCCGTGGGGCTGCGGGCGCTTCCGTACGACGCGGTGGTGCTGGCGAGCGCGGTGGCGGTCGGGGTCGGGCTGCCGTGCGTGCTGATCGTGGCGCTGACGGCGGTGCAGCGCGAGACGCCGGACGCCGTGCTGGGGCGGGCGGCGGCCACCGCCAACACCCTGATCTACGTGCCGAACGCGGTGTCCCTCGCGCTCGGCGCGGGACTGATCGCGTTCGTCGACATCACGGTGCTGCTGCCGGTCACCGCGGTGATCGGGCTGCTGACGGCGGCCGGCCTCACCTTCTACGGAGGTCTGCCGCGACGGGCCTCAGCCGAGACCTGA
- a CDS encoding response regulator transcription factor — translation MVRTALRVILEAEPDMTVVGEATTGAEAVSVVRAVRPDVVLMDVRMPEIDGIRATEQILGSPAPASAPLPRVVVVTTFENDSYVYEALRVGASGFLLKRAAAEDLVRAVRLVARSDSLLYPAALRGLAAEYARRHPPAPRWASRLTDREADVLRLMATGLTNAEIAGKLDVGPATVKSHVAAVLAKTGARDRTQAVIAAYESGFISPR, via the coding sequence ATGGTCCGCACCGCCCTGCGCGTCATCCTGGAGGCCGAGCCGGACATGACGGTCGTCGGCGAGGCGACGACCGGCGCCGAGGCGGTGTCCGTGGTGCGCGCGGTACGCCCCGACGTCGTGCTGATGGACGTCCGGATGCCGGAGATCGACGGCATCCGGGCGACCGAGCAGATCCTCGGGTCACCGGCCCCGGCATCCGCCCCGCTGCCGCGTGTCGTCGTGGTCACGACCTTCGAGAACGACAGCTATGTGTACGAGGCGCTGCGCGTCGGCGCCTCCGGGTTCCTGCTCAAGCGGGCGGCGGCGGAGGATCTCGTACGCGCGGTGCGGCTCGTGGCGCGGAGCGACTCGCTGCTCTACCCGGCCGCGCTGCGGGGTCTCGCGGCCGAGTACGCCCGCAGGCACCCCCCGGCGCCGCGCTGGGCGAGCCGGCTCACCGACCGTGAGGCGGACGTGCTGCGGCTGATGGCCACCGGCCTGACGAACGCGGAGATCGCGGGGAAGCTCGACGTCGGCCCGGCGACGGTGAAGTCGCACGTGGCGGCGGTGCTCGCGAAGACCGGCGCCAGGGACCGTACACAGGCGGTGATCGCGGCGTACGAATCGGGCTTCATCAGCCCGAGGTGA
- a CDS encoding NAD(P)-dependent oxidoreductase, with translation MPRPRTVLLTGAAGGLGTLMRGLLPAYGYELRLFDATPIEGEPDAITADLGDRHALREAVQGVDAVIHLAGISLEASFDKILRANIEGTYNLYEAAREEGAVRMVFASSNHAVGFTPRPRGSFPLDSQALIPIGTPHRPDTFYGLSKCFGEDLAQLYWDRHGLETVSVRIGSCFMEPTSVRMLSVWMSPGDGARLFHAALTAEDVGHTVVYGSSANTRLWWDLSTARGLGYEPRDDSEQYADKLVAEQGELDPQDPDHAHLGGHFCTDPPQWPY, from the coding sequence ATGCCCCGACCGCGAACCGTTCTGCTCACCGGCGCAGCAGGCGGCCTCGGCACCCTGATGCGGGGCCTGCTGCCCGCCTACGGGTACGAACTCCGGCTCTTCGACGCCACTCCCATAGAAGGCGAGCCGGACGCGATCACGGCGGACCTGGGCGACAGGCACGCCCTGCGCGAGGCCGTCCAGGGCGTCGACGCCGTCATCCACCTCGCCGGCATCTCGCTGGAGGCGTCGTTCGACAAGATCCTGCGTGCCAACATCGAAGGGACGTACAACCTCTACGAGGCCGCGCGCGAGGAGGGTGCCGTGCGGATGGTCTTCGCCTCCAGCAACCACGCCGTCGGCTTCACGCCGCGGCCGCGCGGCTCCTTCCCGCTCGACTCGCAGGCGCTGATCCCGATCGGGACCCCGCACCGCCCCGACACCTTCTACGGCCTGTCCAAGTGCTTCGGCGAGGACCTGGCGCAGCTCTACTGGGACCGGCACGGGCTGGAGACCGTCTCCGTACGGATCGGGTCCTGCTTCATGGAGCCGACCTCCGTACGGATGCTCTCGGTCTGGATGAGCCCCGGCGACGGCGCGCGGCTCTTCCACGCCGCACTCACGGCCGAGGACGTCGGGCACACCGTGGTCTACGGCTCGTCCGCCAACACCCGTCTGTGGTGGGACCTTTCGACGGCCCGCGGGCTCGGGTACGAGCCCCGGGACGACTCCGAGCAGTACGCGGACAAACTCGTCGCCGAACAGGGCGAACTGGACCCGCAGGATCCCGACCACGCCCATCTGGGCGGCCACTTCTGCACCGACCCGCCGCAGTGGCCGTACTGA
- a CDS encoding TerD family protein, whose amino-acid sequence MTAMTPGSNIPLSATRVAVDVAAPVRLDVSGLLLTADGKVRSDDDFIFYNQPAGPGVTYRSGGGTAPDAIVVDTSAVPAGIEKIVVTASPDAAGQSFQGIEPTATVRNADDGAALATFTPPNLGSETALVVVEVYLRNGAWKVRAVGQGYANGLSGIATDFGVSVEEPAAPAAAPQAPVAPAAPVPPAAPVPPPAPTPTIADPRVAAPPVAPAAPVPPSAPPAPPQGAGKINLDKGRVNLQKNQTVSLVKGGAPLLTQVKMGLGWEPAFRGKDIDLDASVIAYGPNRNHLDSCYFGKLAILGGSIKHSGDNLTGEGAGDDETIVVDLGRLPAEATGLVFTVNSFTGQKFNEVAKAYCRLLDARTGEELVRFDLTGAEPQTGVIMAKLIRQFSGEWEMTAVGEFVKSRTVRGMVKPAAKAL is encoded by the coding sequence ATGACAGCTATGACCCCCGGCTCGAACATCCCTCTCTCCGCCACCCGCGTGGCGGTGGACGTCGCCGCACCGGTGCGGCTCGACGTATCGGGCCTGCTGCTCACCGCCGACGGCAAGGTGCGCTCCGACGACGACTTCATCTTCTACAACCAGCCGGCCGGCCCCGGTGTGACCTACCGGTCCGGCGGCGGTACGGCCCCGGACGCGATCGTGGTCGACACCTCCGCCGTCCCCGCCGGTATCGAGAAGATCGTCGTCACGGCCAGCCCTGACGCGGCGGGACAGAGCTTCCAGGGCATCGAGCCCACAGCGACCGTCCGCAACGCCGACGACGGTGCCGCGCTCGCCACCTTCACGCCGCCGAATCTGGGTTCGGAGACCGCCCTGGTGGTCGTGGAGGTCTATCTGCGCAACGGCGCCTGGAAGGTCCGCGCGGTCGGCCAGGGATACGCGAACGGGCTGTCGGGCATCGCCACCGACTTCGGCGTCTCCGTCGAGGAGCCCGCGGCTCCGGCCGCCGCCCCGCAGGCGCCCGTGGCCCCGGCCGCGCCGGTGCCGCCCGCCGCGCCCGTCCCGCCCCCGGCGCCGACCCCCACGATCGCCGATCCCCGTGTCGCGGCGCCCCCGGTCGCGCCCGCCGCGCCCGTCCCGCCGTCCGCTCCCCCGGCGCCCCCGCAGGGCGCCGGGAAGATCAACCTGGACAAGGGCCGCGTCAACCTCCAGAAGAACCAGACGGTGTCGCTCGTCAAGGGCGGTGCCCCGCTGCTGACCCAGGTCAAGATGGGTCTCGGCTGGGAGCCCGCCTTCCGCGGCAAGGACATCGACCTCGACGCCTCCGTGATCGCCTACGGGCCGAACCGCAACCACCTGGACAGCTGCTACTTCGGCAAGCTGGCCATCCTGGGCGGCTCGATCAAGCACTCCGGCGACAACCTCACCGGTGAGGGCGCCGGGGACGACGAGACGATCGTGGTCGACCTCGGACGGCTGCCGGCCGAGGCCACCGGCCTGGTCTTCACGGTCAACTCGTTCACCGGCCAGAAGTTCAACGAGGTCGCGAAGGCCTACTGCCGGCTGCTCGACGCGCGGACCGGCGAAGAGCTCGTCCGCTTCGACCTCACGGGAGCCGAACCGCAGACCGGCGTGATCATGGCGAAGCTGATCCGCCAGTTCTCCGGCGAGTGGGAGATGACGGCCGTCGGCGAGTTCGTGAAGTCCCGCACGGTCCGCGGCATGGTCAAGCCCGCGGCCAAGGCCCTGTAA
- a CDS encoding histidine kinase, whose product MTARLRRSAVPLLRPLVGGGARLRWTHLILGGALLMPYWLLGTVIVGPLAGSDTVFSGSLALQFGAFAAALPIAAASALFPLARPLSVAAARAMCGLPEGWLADGPARSRAARVRTAGWFTLHVGLGGIISGMSLALPPFAVALLVLPLSPALRENRLGMPRVFRHDLALTLAPLGGILSLVALAACAAVAGALLARLAPVLLGPTPSDRLAAAERRAADLAVRNRLARELHDSVGHALSAVTLQAGAARRILDSDDPGDMEFVREALTAIEETTRRTVGELDSVLGLLRRDDEPGTDEEAAVGAPSGPTLDALEGLLAHCGVRVAPTVDGGMTAVPERVSREAYRIVQEGLSNALRHGGASPVTLRIALSEEMLEITMDNPLPGTRPAAGPVVPSVVRPGGGRGLRGVTERATLLGGHAEAGRHGQSWRLAVTLPLASEGGAR is encoded by the coding sequence CTCCGGCGGTCGGCCGTGCCACTCCTGCGCCCGCTCGTCGGCGGCGGGGCGCGGCTGCGCTGGACACATCTGATCCTCGGCGGCGCCCTGTTGATGCCGTACTGGCTGCTGGGCACCGTGATCGTCGGTCCGCTCGCCGGTTCCGACACCGTGTTCTCGGGCTCCCTCGCGCTCCAGTTCGGCGCGTTCGCGGCCGCGCTGCCGATCGCCGCCGCGAGCGCGCTGTTCCCGCTCGCACGGCCGCTGTCGGTGGCCGCCGCACGGGCCATGTGCGGACTTCCGGAGGGTTGGCTGGCCGACGGTCCCGCGCGCTCGCGGGCGGCCAGGGTGCGTACGGCCGGCTGGTTCACGCTGCACGTGGGCCTCGGCGGGATCATCAGCGGTATGTCGCTGGCGCTGCCGCCGTTCGCGGTGGCGCTGCTGGTGCTGCCGCTGTCGCCGGCGCTGCGGGAGAACCGGCTCGGGATGCCCCGGGTCTTCAGGCACGACCTGGCTCTGACCCTCGCGCCGCTCGGCGGGATCCTTTCACTCGTGGCGCTGGCCGCGTGCGCGGCGGTGGCGGGGGCGCTGCTGGCCCGGCTGGCGCCCGTCCTGCTCGGCCCCACACCGTCGGACCGGCTGGCCGCCGCCGAACGGCGGGCGGCGGATCTCGCCGTACGCAACAGGCTGGCCCGCGAGCTGCACGACTCGGTCGGCCACGCGCTGAGCGCGGTGACCCTCCAGGCGGGCGCGGCGCGGCGGATCCTGGACAGCGACGACCCCGGGGACATGGAGTTCGTGCGGGAGGCGCTGACCGCGATCGAGGAGACGACCCGGCGCACCGTGGGTGAACTGGACTCCGTGCTGGGCCTGTTGCGCCGGGACGACGAGCCGGGGACGGACGAGGAAGCGGCGGTGGGCGCCCCGTCGGGGCCGACGCTCGACGCGCTGGAGGGGCTGCTGGCCCACTGCGGTGTGCGTGTCGCGCCGACCGTCGACGGCGGGATGACGGCGGTGCCGGAGCGGGTGTCGCGGGAGGCGTACCGCATCGTCCAGGAAGGGCTGAGCAACGCCCTTCGGCACGGCGGGGCTTCGCCCGTCACCCTCCGGATCGCCCTGAGCGAGGAGATGCTGGAGATCACGATGGACAATCCGCTGCCGGGCACACGACCTGCCGCCGGGCCGGTGGTGCCCTCTGTCGTACGGCCCGGAGGCGGACGCGGGCTGCGCGGTGTCACCGAGCGGGCCACGCTGCTCGGCGGGCACGCCGAGGCCGGTCGTCACGGGCAGTCGTGGCGACTGGCGGTCACCCTGCCGCTGGCCTCCGAAGGAGGTGCCCGGTGA
- a CDS encoding 5-dehydro-4-deoxyglucarate dehydratase — protein sequence MTSAPLAARLNTVAGPLFFPVTAYGPDGALDLDAFRAHIRSGVDAGAAAVFACCGTGEFHALTPQEFGDCVRAAVEETAGAVPVVAAAGYGTAIAVGYAEIAEAAGADGLLAMPPYLVVADQEGLLRHYTALAAATGLETIVYQRDNAIFTPETVVRLARTDGVIGLKDGHGDLDLMQRVLSAVRTEEPGRDFLYFNGLPTAELTGLAYRGIGITLYSSAAFAFAPEVALAFHRALTSGDDTTVNRLIDGFYRPLVELRSKGSGYAVSLVKAGVRLRGHDVGEVRTPLSEPQPAHIKELTEIIERGYALIGDGDNDGEAAGAGAGTGEQGERA from the coding sequence GTGACCTCAGCCCCGCTCGCCGCCCGCCTCAACACAGTCGCCGGACCGCTGTTCTTCCCCGTCACGGCTTACGGTCCGGACGGCGCCCTCGATCTCGACGCGTTCCGCGCCCACATCAGAAGCGGCGTCGACGCGGGAGCCGCCGCGGTCTTCGCCTGCTGCGGCACCGGCGAGTTCCACGCACTGACTCCGCAGGAGTTCGGAGACTGCGTGCGGGCCGCCGTGGAGGAGACCGCGGGAGCGGTCCCCGTCGTGGCCGCCGCCGGTTACGGTACGGCAATCGCCGTCGGATACGCGGAGATCGCCGAGGCCGCGGGCGCCGACGGACTGCTCGCGATGCCGCCCTACCTGGTGGTCGCCGACCAGGAGGGACTGCTGCGCCACTACACGGCGCTGGCCGCCGCGACCGGCCTGGAGACCATCGTCTACCAGCGGGACAACGCGATCTTCACCCCCGAGACCGTCGTCAGGCTCGCCCGGACCGACGGCGTCATCGGCCTCAAGGACGGCCACGGCGACCTCGACCTGATGCAGCGCGTCCTCAGCGCCGTACGCACCGAGGAGCCCGGCCGGGACTTCCTCTACTTCAACGGCCTGCCGACCGCCGAACTCACCGGCCTCGCCTACCGGGGCATCGGCATCACCCTCTACTCCTCCGCCGCGTTCGCCTTCGCGCCCGAGGTCGCCCTCGCCTTCCACCGCGCCCTCACCTCCGGCGACGACACAACCGTGAACAGGCTCATCGACGGCTTCTACCGGCCGCTGGTCGAACTGCGCTCCAAAGGAAGCGGATACGCCGTCTCGCTCGTCAAGGCGGGCGTCAGACTGCGCGGTCACGACGTCGGCGAGGTACGCACACCCCTGAGCGAACCGCAGCCCGCGCACATCAAGGAACTCACCGAGATCATCGAACGCGGCTACGCGCTGATCGGCGACGGGGACAACGACGGAGAAGCCGCCGGTGCCGGCGCCGGCACCGGAGAGCAGGGGGAGCGCGCGTGA
- a CDS encoding serine/threonine-protein kinase, giving the protein MVEQLGGYRLVALLGEGGMGRVHLGRAASGRLVAVKTVHEHLAADPQFRERFRREAAAARSVAGPFTAAVLDADPGAPRPWLATEFCTGPTLTGAVSALGPLASGELAALGAALAEAIAAVHAAGLVHRDLKPSNIVVTRDGPMVIDFGIARTSAEESLTDSGEIVGSPGFIAPELLTGAGEPGPAVDVFALGALLAYAATGRPPFGTGAVHQVLYRTMHGSADLGGLEEIPGAREGARGWRDLLGSCLSREPGDRPTVAGMLTACAAWAEGDPWWEREAVAGLIRRREDEVTALVADAPETTAAGPAGPAGESADGPGRESRGGPDGESQGGPDGGPGTPGAAVVGRSPRTEVAPGADAAVSRGASRRGFLRWGGAALAGGSAIGGVAWLTSLTGGDGEDAGPHSPPSYTLGRALWTRDIGKASHVRHGDALYLMGEEGLIRLDARTGAVGWTYPAEDVTDAAPGQRLVQVLRVTGLFSSEIVALDAETGVEKWSTGDVRHNPRRPLELRRPGAPADGDRAAFSVSADLVCLVTHTGYSTQWQRRTGGNRPWRAHGYHPRTGEPLWFHQGGEAEVVGLHQAGGRIAVASARSSLSDEGEEGEPLTVLRVADGTLEREIPGGSRYLEAHPGSRGVRCYATDGRLRSVDLATRRTRWSRALSEEEADATITPEPVAGLVHTATYGTLKALDAETGRTRWSLKDIGWPTDRGSPVVSGGLVYGLGRAPEDEETTDGRPTWDVHARNAATGALVWAAETGDAESVVVGAGGEGAAGPGLVHVSARGTLSTYTAPEPS; this is encoded by the coding sequence GTGGTGGAACAGCTCGGTGGGTACCGGTTGGTCGCTCTGCTCGGTGAGGGCGGCATGGGCCGGGTCCATCTCGGCAGGGCGGCCTCCGGGCGGCTGGTGGCCGTGAAGACGGTGCACGAGCATCTGGCGGCCGATCCGCAGTTCCGGGAGCGGTTCCGGCGGGAGGCCGCCGCCGCCCGCTCGGTGGCCGGGCCCTTCACGGCCGCCGTGCTCGACGCCGATCCGGGGGCCCCGCGCCCGTGGCTGGCCACCGAGTTCTGCACGGGGCCCACCCTCACCGGGGCGGTCTCGGCGCTCGGACCGCTCGCGTCCGGCGAACTCGCCGCGCTCGGAGCGGCGCTCGCCGAGGCGATCGCCGCCGTGCATGCCGCCGGGCTCGTGCACCGCGACCTCAAGCCGTCGAACATCGTCGTGACGCGCGACGGTCCGATGGTCATCGACTTCGGGATCGCGCGGACCTCCGCCGAGGAGAGCCTGACCGACAGCGGTGAGATCGTCGGCTCCCCCGGCTTCATCGCGCCCGAACTGCTGACCGGTGCGGGCGAACCGGGCCCGGCCGTCGACGTGTTCGCGCTCGGGGCACTGCTGGCGTACGCGGCCACCGGCCGTCCGCCGTTCGGCACCGGGGCGGTGCACCAGGTGCTGTACCGGACCATGCACGGCTCGGCGGATCTCGGCGGTCTGGAGGAGATACCGGGAGCGCGGGAGGGCGCCAGGGGGTGGCGGGACCTGCTCGGGAGCTGTTTGAGCCGGGAGCCCGGCGACCGGCCCACCGTGGCCGGGATGCTGACCGCGTGCGCGGCGTGGGCCGAGGGCGATCCGTGGTGGGAGCGCGAGGCGGTGGCCGGTCTGATCCGGCGGCGCGAGGACGAGGTGACCGCGCTGGTCGCGGACGCGCCGGAGACGACGGCGGCCGGGCCGGCTGGCCCGGCGGGTGAATCGGCCGACGGGCCGGGGCGCGAATCGCGGGGCGGACCGGATGGCGAATCGCAGGGCGGACCGGATGGCGGACCGGGCACGCCGGGCGCCGCGGTTGTCGGCCGCTCCCCGCGTACGGAGGTCGCACCGGGCGCCGACGCCGCCGTGAGCCGGGGCGCGTCCCGAAGAGGCTTCCTGCGGTGGGGCGGCGCGGCCCTCGCCGGCGGCTCCGCGATCGGCGGCGTCGCCTGGCTCACCTCACTCACCGGCGGTGACGGCGAGGACGCCGGGCCTCACTCACCGCCCTCGTACACGCTCGGCCGCGCCCTGTGGACCCGCGACATCGGCAAGGCCTCACACGTCCGGCACGGCGACGCCCTCTATCTGATGGGCGAGGAAGGGCTGATCCGCCTCGACGCCCGGACCGGAGCCGTCGGCTGGACCTATCCGGCCGAGGACGTCACCGACGCCGCGCCCGGACAGAGACTCGTCCAGGTACTGCGGGTGACCGGCCTCTTCTCGTCGGAGATCGTCGCCCTGGACGCGGAGACCGGCGTCGAGAAATGGAGCACGGGCGACGTACGGCACAACCCCCGGCGCCCTCTGGAGCTGCGCCGGCCGGGCGCACCGGCGGACGGCGACCGGGCCGCGTTCTCCGTCTCCGCAGACCTCGTCTGCCTGGTCACCCACACGGGGTACAGCACCCAGTGGCAGCGCCGCACCGGGGGCAATCGCCCCTGGCGCGCCCACGGCTACCACCCGCGCACCGGAGAGCCCCTCTGGTTCCACCAGGGCGGGGAGGCGGAGGTGGTGGGTCTTCACCAGGCGGGCGGCCGGATCGCGGTGGCGTCGGCGCGCTCCTCGCTCTCCGACGAGGGCGAGGAGGGTGAACCTCTCACCGTCCTGCGCGTCGCCGACGGCACGCTCGAACGCGAGATACCGGGCGGATCGCGGTACTTGGAAGCACATCCCGGCTCCCGGGGGGTCCGCTGCTACGCGACGGACGGCCGGCTCCGCTCCGTCGACCTCGCGACCCGCCGCACGCGGTGGAGCCGCGCCCTGTCCGAGGAGGAGGCGGACGCCACGATCACACCCGAGCCCGTCGCCGGGCTCGTGCACACCGCCACGTACGGAACGCTGAAGGCCCTCGACGCGGAGACCGGCCGTACCCGCTGGAGCCTGAAGGACATCGGCTGGCCGACGGACCGGGGTTCGCCCGTGGTGTCGGGCGGGCTCGTCTACGGCCTGGGGAGGGCGCCGGAGGACGAGGAAACCACCGACGGCCGCCCCACGTGGGATGTGCACGCGCGGAACGCGGCGACGGGCGCACTCGTGTGGGCGGCCGAGACCGGCGACGCGGAGTCCGTCGTCGTCGGGGCCGGCGGCGAGGGCGCGGCCGGTCCCGGTCTCGTTCATGTGTCGGCCAGAGGCACCCTTTCCACCTACACCGCCCCGGAGCCGTCATGA
- a CDS encoding TROVE domain-containing protein gives MARFNSRLSVVRGTSPVRSTGRTTRTHEGGTGHLRDAKSELFLLAVANFVSQQTFYESGDDRDNRFLTLVRELAVEDARWTAGLLGWLRRDGNMRTAALVGAAEYVKARLEAGVSTGPSNRQVVDSVLLRSDEPGELLGYWTSRYGRRIPKPVKRGTADAVKRLYSGKSLLKYDTASKGYRFGDILNLVHASPDPAKPWQGELFRYALDRRHHPDTAVPPASNRTLTAHRALMELPVAERRAVVTAPGAAERLAEAGMTWEMLAGWLQGPMDAAAWEAVIPSMGPMALLRNLRNFDEAGVSDEVAARVAAELSDPAVVARSRQFPFRCLAAYQHAPSLRWSYPLERALGHSLANVPALPGRTLILVDRSGSMWSPLSDRSRLNRADAAAIFGTAVAMRAFDADLVEFGSSSGKVRSRRGESVLKVLERFGDLGGTDTSRAVRAHYRGHDRVLIVTDEQATYHHHGDPTERVPERVPVYTWNLAGYRAGHGPAGTPHRHTFGGLSDAAFRMVPLLEAGRDAHWPWAARPSDGA, from the coding sequence ATGGCACGTTTCAACTCGCGTCTTTCCGTGGTTCGCGGCACGTCGCCCGTGCGGTCGACCGGCCGTACCACCCGCACGCATGAGGGCGGCACCGGACATCTCCGCGACGCCAAGTCCGAGCTGTTCCTGCTCGCCGTCGCCAACTTCGTCTCCCAGCAGACCTTTTACGAGTCCGGGGACGACCGCGACAACCGCTTCCTGACCCTCGTGCGCGAGCTGGCCGTCGAGGACGCGCGGTGGACGGCCGGTCTCCTGGGCTGGCTGCGCCGCGACGGGAACATGCGGACCGCCGCACTCGTCGGCGCCGCCGAATACGTGAAGGCACGTCTCGAAGCAGGCGTCAGCACGGGTCCATCGAACCGTCAGGTCGTCGATTCCGTACTGCTGCGTTCCGACGAGCCCGGTGAATTGCTCGGCTACTGGACGTCCCGTTATGGACGCCGTATTCCCAAGCCCGTCAAGCGTGGCACCGCCGACGCCGTGAAGCGGCTCTACAGCGGTAAGTCGCTGCTCAAGTACGACACCGCGTCCAAGGGTTACCGATTCGGGGACATCCTCAATCTCGTGCACGCGTCGCCCGACCCGGCGAAGCCGTGGCAGGGCGAGCTGTTCCGTTACGCCCTGGACCGCCGGCACCACCCGGACACCGCCGTTCCGCCCGCGTCGAACCGCACCCTCACCGCGCACCGGGCGCTCATGGAGCTGCCCGTCGCCGAGCGGCGCGCCGTGGTCACGGCTCCCGGCGCCGCCGAGCGGCTGGCCGAGGCGGGCATGACGTGGGAGATGCTGGCGGGCTGGCTCCAGGGGCCCATGGACGCGGCGGCGTGGGAGGCCGTCATCCCGTCCATGGGGCCGATGGCGCTGCTGCGCAACCTGCGGAACTTCGACGAGGCCGGGGTGAGCGACGAGGTCGCCGCGCGGGTCGCCGCGGAGCTGTCGGACCCGGCGGTGGTCGCCCGGTCCCGGCAGTTCCCGTTCCGCTGTCTCGCGGCGTACCAGCACGCGCCGTCGCTGCGCTGGTCCTACCCGCTGGAGCGCGCGCTCGGCCACTCGCTGGCCAATGTGCCCGCGCTGCCGGGTCGGACGCTGATCCTGGTCGACCGCTCGGGCTCGATGTGGTCGCCGCTGTCGGACCGTTCCCGGCTCAACCGGGCGGACGCCGCGGCGATCTTCGGGACGGCGGTGGCGATGCGCGCCTTTGACGCGGACCTGGTCGAGTTCGGTTCGAGCAGCGGCAAGGTGAGGTCCCGCCGGGGCGAGTCCGTGCTGAAGGTCCTGGAGCGCTTCGGTGATCTGGGTGGCACGGACACGTCGCGGGCGGTGCGGGCGCACTACCGCGGTCATGACCGGGTGCTGATCGTCACGGACGAGCAGGCGACGTATCACCACCACGGCGACCCGACCGAGCGGGTCCCGGAGCGCGTTCCCGTCTACACCTGGAATCTGGCGGGATACCGGGCCGGCCACGGTCCCGCGGGGACGCCGCACCGGCACACTTTCGGTGGTCTCTCCGACGCCGCGTTCCGTATGGTTCCGCTGCTGGAGGCGGGTCGCGACGCTCACTGGCCGTGGGCGGCCCGACCGTCGGACGGTGCCTGA